In the genome of Candidatus Angelobacter sp., one region contains:
- a CDS encoding SDR family NAD(P)-dependent oxidoreductase translates to MPTSLKDKWVLITGASSGFGAAAALAFAREGSKLLLGARRVDRLEAVAAEAKKAGAPAAHVRSLDVAQTKNVNDFVAWTRTHTDRLDVLVNNAGGAKGLEKVAEGRDEDWEFMMQTNVLGVLRVTRACLPLMTNNPGSYILNIGSVAGRTAYENGAAYCGAKAAELFITRALRLELNGTDVRVGTIDPGLAETEFSLVRFKGDAARAKKVYEGLVPLTADDVAEAMVWAASRPPHVCIDEMVIKCTDQAEVYKVHRRAQAK, encoded by the coding sequence ATGCCAACTTCTCTCAAAGACAAATGGGTTCTCATCACCGGAGCTTCCAGTGGATTCGGCGCTGCCGCCGCGCTCGCTTTTGCTCGTGAAGGTTCAAAACTGCTGCTCGGCGCCCGGCGTGTTGACCGGCTCGAAGCCGTCGCTGCGGAAGCGAAGAAAGCCGGGGCTCCCGCTGCTCACGTTCGCTCGCTTGATGTCGCCCAAACCAAAAACGTCAACGATTTTGTCGCCTGGACGCGCACGCACACCGACCGCCTCGACGTGCTCGTCAACAACGCGGGCGGTGCCAAAGGACTGGAGAAGGTGGCAGAGGGCAGGGACGAGGACTGGGAATTTATGATGCAAACGAACGTGCTCGGTGTGTTGCGGGTGACACGTGCCTGCCTGCCGTTGATGACCAACAACCCTGGCAGTTACATCCTGAACATCGGCTCCGTGGCCGGCCGCACCGCCTACGAAAACGGGGCGGCTTACTGCGGCGCGAAGGCTGCCGAGTTGTTCATCACTCGCGCGCTGCGGCTCGAATTAAATGGCACCGACGTGCGCGTCGGCACCATTGATCCCGGCCTCGCCGAAACTGAATTCTCTCTCGTGCGCTTCAAGGGGGACGCCGCGCGTGCGAAAAAGGTTTATGAAGGTCTTGTCCCTTTGACCGCCGATGATGTCGCGGAAGCAATGGTCTGGGCCGCCAGCCGTCCTCCACACGTCTGCATTGACGAAATGGTCATCAAATGCACCGACCAGGCGGAGGTGTATAAAGTCCATCGGCGCGCGCAGGCCAAATAA
- a CDS encoding class I SAM-dependent methyltransferase, with the protein MRENQEPTGQVQRFCPLCEGKDADLFMKKGSLRLTRCRVCSMIYASPVEPELASGKFYDRLGAPFYLSPDKLEGDYAPVRFKRELRFFRAYCRAGAVLDVGCSTGAFLFQLKRLFPEDYSVTGMDVASAALDYAEGRGIETIRESFLDFDFGARRFDAITFWAVIEHLVQPRRFLSRARSVLKPGGHCFVLVPNLKSLAARWLGVKYRYIMPDHVNYFTATTLRQFAATEPGFEIVRLSQSHFNPAVILKDVGGGVKRVADEERARLLRRTTALKQHPLLRPVRWIYSGAERLLVAAGLADNLVMAVRKKF; encoded by the coding sequence ATGCGCGAAAATCAGGAACCAACCGGCCAGGTGCAGCGATTCTGTCCGCTGTGCGAAGGAAAGGACGCGGACCTGTTCATGAAAAAAGGTTCGCTACGCCTCACGCGTTGCCGGGTCTGTTCGATGATCTATGCCAGTCCGGTGGAACCGGAGCTGGCCTCGGGAAAGTTCTACGACCGTCTCGGCGCGCCGTTTTATTTGTCTCCGGACAAACTCGAGGGTGATTACGCTCCCGTGCGATTCAAGCGGGAACTGCGGTTTTTTCGCGCTTACTGCCGGGCGGGCGCCGTGCTGGATGTCGGCTGCTCGACCGGCGCGTTTCTGTTTCAGTTGAAAAGGCTTTTCCCGGAAGATTACTCCGTCACAGGAATGGACGTCGCCAGCGCCGCCCTCGATTACGCCGAAGGGCGCGGAATCGAAACCATCCGCGAGTCGTTCCTGGATTTTGATTTCGGAGCGAGGCGTTTTGACGCCATTACATTCTGGGCCGTCATCGAGCATCTGGTCCAGCCGCGGAGATTTTTGTCGAGAGCGCGGTCGGTTCTGAAACCGGGCGGGCATTGTTTTGTCCTGGTGCCGAACCTGAAATCCCTGGCGGCCCGATGGCTTGGAGTAAAATACCGTTACATCATGCCGGACCATGTCAATTATTTTACGGCAACGACACTCAGGCAGTTTGCGGCGACGGAGCCCGGGTTTGAAATCGTCCGACTGAGCCAGTCGCATTTTAATCCTGCCGTGATTCTGAAGGATGTCGGCGGCGGCGTGAAGCGGGTGGCGGACGAAGAGCGGGCGCGCCTGTTGAGACGCACCACAGCATTAAAGCAGCATCCGCTCCTGCGGCCGGTCCGCTGGATTTATTCAGGCGCCGAACGGCTGCTTGTCGCCGCGGGACTGGCGGACAATCTGGTCATGGCGGTGCGGAAAAAATTCTGA